CCGGGGGTAGTACGCCAGCATCATGGTCGCGCCGAACTCGCCCATCGCGCGCGCAAAGGCGAGCGTCACGCCGGCGAGGATGCCTGGCGCGGCGAGCGGCAGCGTCACCCGGCGGGCGGTCGTCCAGCGGTTCTTCCCGAGCGAGCGCGAGGCGTGTTCGAGGGTTCGATCGACGCTCTCGAAGGCCGCCTTCGCCGTCACCACCACGAACGGCGAGGCGACGAACGTCTGGGCGAGCACGATTCCGGCGAGCGATCGCGTGAGTGGGAACCCGGCGTCGACCGCGGCCGCGCCGATCGGCGCGCTCGGCCCGAACACGGTCAGCAGGACGATCCCGCTCACCGTCGGTGGGAGCACCAGCGGCAGGATCACGGCCGCGAGCACCGCGTTCGTCCACCGCGCCTCGCTCCGGGCGAGCCAGTACGCGAGCGGCAGCCCGAACACCGTCGCGATGACCGCGCTGATCGAGGCCGACAGCAGCGAGGTGGTCGCCGCGTTCACCACCGTCGGGTCGCCCATCCGACCGATGACCTCTCCGATGGGAACCGAGAGAAACAGCGACACCAGCGGCGCGAGGTAGTAGAGACAGAGGACGCCGCCGAGCACCAGCGCGACGGTGAGCCAATCGATCGTCGGCGTTGCCGTCTCTGACTCCGTCGAGCGCGTCGCCATCTCAGAGCAAGACCGTGATATCCGACACCGCCGAGGACTGTTCTATCGGTGCTGTGCGCTGCCGTGACTGATTCGCCGACCGAGCCGCATTCGATCGGCTGTCGGGCTGCTTCGCGCTTGTGTTGGCTCCGCTCGCCCGACCGACCGCCTCCATGACGCGCTCGGGGACCGCTCCCTCGAAGGTCGGGAACTGCTCGCGCTGGACGAATCCGTGCTCGTCGAGATAGCTGCCGGTCGTGTGAACGTCGAACACCTCTAGGGCAGCGTCGCTCATCCTGCGGATGGTCGATCCGTAGCTGATGGGGCCACCCTGGATCTCCCGTCCGTTCGGAAGGCTGTACGAAACCGTCGCGTACCACTCCTCGTCGTACTGCGGGTTGCTGAGGTCGATCTCGTCGGGGAGGTCGATGTACTCGTACCCGCGCTCGACGGCCATGCTGCGGTAGGCGATCGCGGCGTCGATCGAGCCGGTCTCGAACTGGCTGATCAGCGCGGTCTCGGGATAGATCTGGTCGTTCTCCAGCACTCTTTCCTCGAGGTTCGACGCGTCGTCGTAGTACCGTGAGGCGAGTTCGAGCATAAATAGTGCCCGGTAGCCGAGCGGGTCCTGTTTCGGATCGGTACGACCGATGTCGACCGCACCGTTCGCCAGCGGTTCGTACCACCGCTTCTTCCCGGCGTCGGCGAGGCGTTGGCCGCCCTCTGTGTCCGGATTGTACGCGAGCACGACGGCGTTGCTCGTGAACACCGAGTGCCACGCCGGAGAGAGCGGCTGCTCGAACAGCGCCACGTCGGCGACGCTCACGATGTCGGGGTCGCGTTTGCCTTCGGCGATCATGCGGGCGACGGTCGCCGACCCGTGTGCCTCGATCGTCACTGGCACGTCGACTGCGGGTTCGAGCCCGTTCGTCAGTGCGTTCTGCAGGCTCCCCGCCGAGAGGATCGCGATCGATGCGGACGTGCCACC
The genomic region above belongs to Halococcus salifodinae DSM 8989 and contains:
- a CDS encoding molybdate ABC transporter permease subunit, yielding MATRSTESETATPTIDWLTVALVLGGVLCLYYLAPLVSLFLSVPIGEVIGRMGDPTVVNAATTSLLSASISAVIATVFGLPLAYWLARSEARWTNAVLAAVILPLVLPPTVSGIVLLTVFGPSAPIGAAAVDAGFPLTRSLAGIVLAQTFVASPFVVVTAKAAFESVDRTLEHASRSLGKNRWTTARRVTLPLAAPGILAGVTLAFARAMGEFGATMMLAYYPRTMPVQIWVSFVSVGLDGAYPVAIILVVIAVAALVILNTIASNPWD
- a CDS encoding extracellular solute-binding protein — translated: MSAPEQRLQGCSRRAFLGSVGAMGVAGAAGCVGSGRESGGGTSASIAILSAGSLQNALTNGLEPAVDVPVTIEAHGSATVARMIAEGKRDPDIVSVADVALFEQPLSPAWHSVFTSNAVVLAYNPDTEGGQRLADAGKKRWYEPLANGAVDIGRTDPKQDPLGYRALFMLELASRYYDDASNLEERVLENDQIYPETALISQFETGSIDAAIAYRSMAVERGYEYIDLPDEIDLSNPQYDEEWYATVSYSLPNGREIQGGPISYGSTIRRMSDAALEVFDVHTTGSYLDEHGFVQREQFPTFEGAVPERVMEAVGRASGANTSAKQPDSRSNAARSANQSRQRTAPIEQSSAVSDITVLL